Part of the Flagellimonas eckloniae genome, AAGCGTCAAACTTTACATTGGTTATTTCTTTTACTAAAGCAGATGCTTCATCCAAAGAGTATAGTTTGTTCCTATCTATTTTGGAATTAGCTTCTTTTTGCTTTTTAGTCAATCTTGCCATTATAAATTGCTTTAAGATTTTAAAAAGGTCTTTTTCCAGATACTTTGAGTCCCATAGATCTTGCCGTACCTGCAACCATACTCATTGCAGATTCTACGGTAAAAGCATTCAAATCGACCATTTTGTCTTCAGCGATTTGCTTTACTTGATCCCAGGAAACATTACCTGATTTAACCCTGTTAGGTTCGCCAGATCCTTTTTTAATCTTTGCTGCTTCCAACAATTGAACTGCCGCCGGTGGTGTCTTTACAACAAACTCGAAAGATTTGTCTTTGTAAACGGTGATAACAACAGGTAATACTTTACCTGGTTTGTCCTGTGTACGCGCATTAAACTGCTTACAGAACTCCATGATGTTAACACCAGCAGCACCTAAGGCGGGTCCAACCGGTGGCGACGGATTCGCAGCACCTCCCCTGACTTGTAATTTAACTACCTTATCTACTTCTTTTGCCATTGATTTTAATTAAAATGAAAGTGTGTTAATTGGAAGCAACACAACTTTATATATGTAACAGCTCTATTATACTTTTTCTACTTGCATATAACTCA contains:
- the rplK gene encoding 50S ribosomal protein L11; the encoded protein is MAKEVDKVVKLQVRGGAANPSPPVGPALGAAGVNIMEFCKQFNARTQDKPGKVLPVVITVYKDKSFEFVVKTPPAAVQLLEAAKIKKGSGEPNRVKSGNVSWDQVKQIAEDKMVDLNAFTVESAMSMVAGTARSMGLKVSGKRPF